The Erigeron canadensis isolate Cc75 chromosome 4, C_canadensis_v1, whole genome shotgun sequence genome window below encodes:
- the LOC122598410 gene encoding GDSL esterase/lipase At1g28590-like, with protein MVKPRSIHIFSNMAYSSSLYLMLTMLLFSCNTYVNGCYKSIISFGDSLADTGNVKQLSRTSNVEPYSLSPPYGESFFQTPTGRCSNGRLIIDFVAESLGLPFIPPSQAINNFSRLGRGVNYAVAGATALGTSFHEARGVVNMTEESLGVQLEWFKESLPSICSSVSDCKNLIGHSLILMGEIGGNDYNYALIAGKSIDEVETYPPFVIKAVISAVNELIELGANTLVIPGNLPIGCSASYLTIFYGSNEVQYDNSTGCIIQLNKLARYHNELLQTELNQIREIHPEVNIIYADYYNAAMQFFRNPYKYGFTNGALKACCGGGGPFNYNPSVACADPKSTLCDQPDTYVNWDGFHLTEAAYKVIFKSLFEGSFTSPKFNSLCPTSMLQGVEEFSSFM; from the exons ATGGTTAAGCCTCGATCTATTCATATATTCTCCAATATGGCATATTCATCATCTCTATACCTCATGTTAACAATGTTATTATTTTCATGTAACACGTATGTTAACGGATGTTATAAGTCCATCATAAGCTTTGGCGACTCGTTAGCTGACACTGGAAATGTGAAACAACTTTCACGTACATCCAATGTTGAGCCCTATTCCTTATCTCCTCCATATGGTGAAAGTTTTTTCCAAACTCCAACAGGGCGTTGCTCTAATGGCCGTCTTATCATTGATTTTGTCG CTGAAAGTCTTGGATTGCCGTTCATACCACCGTCTCAAGCCATTAACAATTTTTCGCGGTTGGGACGAGGAGTTAATTACGCTGTGGCGGGTGCGACAGCGTTGGGTACTTCGTTTCACGAAGCAAGAGGAGTGGTTAACATGACTGAGGAATCATTGGGTGTTCAGTTGGAATGGTTCAAAGAATCGTTGCCTTCTATTTGTTCTTCAGTTTCAG ATTGTAAGAACTTGATTGGTCACTCTTTGATTCTTATGGGAGAGATCGGAGGAAATGATTATAATTATGCATTAATTGCTGGAAAATCTATCGATGAGGTGGAGACATATCCTCCTTTTGTGATCAAGGCAGTCATCTCAGCAGTCAAT GAACTTATTGAGCTAGGTGCCAACACTCTTGTTATTCCGGGAAATTTACCGATTGGGTGCTCTGCTTCTTATTTGACGATTTTTTATGGTTCTAACGAGGTACAGTATGATAACTCAACTGGCTGCATTATTCAATTGAACAAGCTCGCTAGGTACCACAACGAACTTCTTCAAACAGAACTAAATCAAATCCGGGAAATTCATCCTGAAGTCAATATCATTTACGCCGACTACTACAATGCTGCCATGCAATTTTTTCGCAATCCATACAAATATG GTTTCACAAATGGTGCACTAAAAGCTTGTTGTGGTGGTGGAGGGCCATTTAACTACAATCCATCCGTAGCATGTGCAGACCCAAAATCAACACTATGTGATCAGCCGGATACGTACGTTAATTGGGATGGTTTTCACTTGACGGAAGCGGCatataaagttattttcaaGAGCTTATTTGAAGGGTCATTCACTTCTCCAAAGTTTAATTCCTTGTGTCCTACTTCCATGCTACAAGGGGTAGAagaattttcaagttttatgtAA